From a region of the Pseudoxanthomonas sp. X-1 genome:
- the cysN gene encoding sulfate adenylyltransferase subunit CysN: MEGRDSGLGIGDSQKRGLPADAAKGGSAVANPESRIPNPDGAAVKAYLRQHESKPLLRFITCGSVDDGKSTLIGRLLHDSKRLFDDQLAALESDSRRHGTQGARIDYALLLDGLAAEREQGITIDVAYRYFDTERRKYIVADCPGHAQYTRNMATGASTADVAVVLVDARKGLQTQTRRHSYIVSLLGLRHVVLAVNKMDLVDFDQAVFDAIARDYQALAAQLGIAQVQAIPLSALEGDNLSSRSSRTPWYAGPSLLEHLDTLTLDDATETLGLRLPVQYVNRPNANFRGFAGTIAAGEVRPGEAVVVLPSARRSTVARVLDANGDVALARAGQAVTLTLADEIDISRGDVIAAAGDPPEVSDQFAAHLLWMDDAPLLPGRPYWLQIGARTVPASVSEIKHRIDVNTQEALAAKRLELNEVGVCNLSLDAPIAFEPYARNRALGGFILIDRQTNATVGAGTLDFALRRAGNVHWQHLDVDKAARARIKGQTPRVLWFTGLSGAGKSTIANRVEKRLHASGHHTFLLDGDNVRHGLNRDLGFTDEDRVENIRRVAEVARLMADAGLIVLVSFISPFRAERRMARERFAPGEFVEVFVDVPLAVAEARDVKGLYAKARAGKIPNFTGIDSPYEAPEAPELHLHAAEESTDQMAERVLVHLGLG, translated from the coding sequence ATGGAAGGCAGGGATTCGGGATTGGGGATTGGGGATTCGCAGAAGCGGGGCCTGCCGGCGGATGCGGCAAAGGGAGGAAGCGCCGTTGCCAATCCCGAATCCCGAATCCCCAATCCCGACGGCGCAGCCGTCAAAGCCTACCTGCGGCAGCACGAATCCAAGCCGCTGCTGCGCTTCATCACCTGCGGCAGCGTGGACGATGGCAAGAGCACGCTGATCGGGCGCCTGCTGCACGACAGCAAGCGGTTGTTCGACGACCAGCTGGCCGCGCTGGAAAGCGACAGCCGCCGCCACGGCACGCAGGGCGCGCGCATCGACTATGCGCTGCTGCTCGACGGCCTGGCCGCCGAGCGCGAGCAGGGCATCACCATCGACGTGGCCTACCGCTACTTCGATACCGAGCGGCGCAAGTACATCGTGGCCGACTGCCCCGGCCACGCGCAGTACACGCGCAACATGGCCACCGGCGCCTCCACCGCCGACGTGGCCGTGGTGCTGGTCGATGCGCGCAAGGGCCTGCAGACCCAGACGCGCCGGCACAGCTACATCGTCTCGCTGCTGGGCCTGCGGCACGTGGTGCTGGCGGTGAACAAGATGGATCTGGTCGACTTCGACCAGGCCGTGTTCGACGCCATCGCGCGCGACTACCAGGCGCTGGCCGCGCAGCTGGGCATCGCGCAGGTGCAGGCGATCCCGCTCTCGGCGCTGGAAGGCGACAACCTGTCCAGCCGCTCGTCGCGCACGCCCTGGTATGCCGGACCCAGCCTGCTCGAACACCTGGACACGCTGACCCTGGACGACGCGACGGAGACGCTCGGCCTGCGCCTGCCGGTGCAGTACGTCAACCGCCCGAACGCGAACTTCCGCGGCTTCGCCGGCACCATCGCCGCCGGTGAGGTGCGCCCGGGCGAGGCGGTGGTGGTGCTGCCCTCGGCGCGCCGTTCGACCGTGGCCAGGGTGCTGGACGCCAATGGCGATGTGGCATTGGCCCGCGCCGGGCAGGCGGTGACGTTGACCCTGGCCGACGAGATCGACATCAGCCGCGGCGACGTGATCGCCGCCGCCGGCGATCCGCCGGAGGTATCCGACCAGTTCGCCGCGCACCTGCTGTGGATGGACGATGCGCCGCTGCTGCCGGGCCGCCCGTACTGGCTGCAGATCGGCGCGCGCACCGTGCCGGCCAGCGTCAGCGAGATCAAGCACCGCATCGACGTGAACACCCAGGAGGCGCTGGCCGCCAAGCGCCTGGAACTCAATGAAGTCGGCGTGTGCAACCTGTCGCTGGACGCGCCGATCGCCTTCGAGCCGTATGCGCGCAACCGCGCGCTGGGCGGCTTCATCCTGATCGATCGCCAGACCAACGCCACCGTCGGCGCGGGTACGCTGGACTTCGCCCTGCGCCGCGCCGGCAACGTGCACTGGCAGCATCTGGACGTGGACAAGGCCGCGCGGGCGCGGATCAAGGGCCAGACCCCGCGCGTGCTGTGGTTCACCGGCCTGTCCGGCGCCGGCAAGTCCACCATCGCCAACCGCGTCGAGAAGCGGCTGCACGCCTCGGGCCACCACACCTTCCTGCTCGACGGCGACAACGTGCGCCATGGCCTGAATCGCGACCTGGGCTTCACCGACGAGGACCGCGTGGAGAACATCCGGCGCGTGGCCGAGGTCGCGCGGCTGATGGCCGACGCCGGGCTGATCGTGCTGGTGAGCTTCATCTCGCCGTTCCGCGCCGAGCGGCGCATGGCGCGCGAACGCTTCGCGCCGGGCGAGTTCGTCGAGGTGTTCGTCGATGTGCCGCTGGCCGTGGCCGAGGCGCGCGACGTCAAGGGCCTGTACGCCAAGGCGCGCGCCGGCAAGATCCCCAACTTCACCGGCATCGACTCGCCCTACGAGGCCCCCGAGGCACCGGAACTGCACCTGCACGCCGCCGAGGAATCCACCGACCAGATGGCCGAGCGCGTCCTGGTCCACCTCGGCCTGGGCTGA
- the mscL gene encoding large-conductance mechanosensitive channel protein MscL encodes MGMLSEFKTFAMRGNVVDLAVGVVIGAAFGKIVTSLVDKIIMPPIGLLIGGIDFSRLAWVLKPATVGADGKEIPAVVIGYGDFLNTLVQFIIVAFAIFLVVKAINRLAPKKEAAPAATPEDVLLLREIRDSLKK; translated from the coding sequence ATGGGCATGCTCAGCGAATTCAAGACCTTCGCCATGCGCGGCAACGTGGTGGACCTGGCGGTCGGTGTGGTGATCGGTGCGGCCTTCGGCAAGATCGTCACCTCGCTGGTGGACAAGATCATCATGCCGCCCATCGGCCTGCTGATCGGCGGCATCGATTTCTCCCGGCTCGCCTGGGTGCTCAAGCCGGCCACCGTCGGCGCGGACGGCAAGGAGATCCCGGCGGTGGTGATCGGCTACGGTGATTTCCTCAATACGCTGGTGCAGTTCATCATCGTGGCGTTCGCGATCTTCCTGGTGGTCAAGGCGATCAACCGTCTGGCGCCGAAGAAGGAAGCCGCGCCGGCCGCGACGCCGGAAGACGTGCTGCTGCTGCGCGAGATCCGCGACTCGCTGAAGAAGTAA
- a CDS encoding fumarylacetoacetate hydrolase family protein, with amino-acid sequence MSDVIPAPEQARVPVRGGGTFPVHRIYCVGRNFADHAREMGATAPASKAERGQPVFFSKPADAIVTGDRTIPYPPGTADLHHEVELVVALGQDAPAGVLEGEAGNALIYGYAVGLDLTRRDLQAAAKKAGLPWDTGKGFDHSAPISEIVPAAQAGDLQDAVIALTVNDQVRQRGTLHDMIWNVPEILHELSRLYALKAGDLVFMGTPSGVGALQRGDRFVATLDGVGELRGTIGV; translated from the coding sequence ATGTCCGATGTGATTCCCGCGCCCGAGCAGGCGCGCGTGCCGGTGCGCGGCGGTGGCACCTTCCCGGTGCACCGCATCTACTGCGTCGGCCGCAACTTCGCCGACCATGCGCGCGAGATGGGCGCCACCGCGCCGGCCTCGAAGGCCGAACGCGGCCAGCCGGTCTTCTTCTCCAAGCCGGCCGATGCCATCGTCACTGGCGATCGCACCATCCCCTACCCGCCCGGCACGGCCGACCTGCACCATGAGGTCGAGCTGGTCGTCGCGCTGGGCCAGGACGCGCCGGCCGGCGTGCTCGAAGGCGAGGCCGGCAACGCGCTGATCTACGGCTATGCCGTGGGCCTGGACCTGACCCGTCGCGACCTGCAGGCCGCGGCCAAGAAGGCCGGCCTGCCCTGGGACACCGGCAAGGGCTTCGACCACTCGGCGCCGATCAGCGAGATCGTGCCGGCCGCGCAGGCCGGGGACCTGCAGGACGCGGTGATCGCGCTGACCGTCAACGATCAGGTGCGCCAGCGCGGCACGCTGCACGACATGATCTGGAACGTGCCGGAGATCCTGCACGAGCTCTCCAGGCTCTATGCGCTCAAGGCGGGCGACCTGGTGTTCATGGGGACGCCGTCCGGCGTGGGCGCGCTGCAGCGGGGCGACCGCTTCGTGGCCACGCTCGATGGCGTGGGCGAACTGCGCGGCACGATCGGCGTTTGA
- a CDS encoding Rieske (2Fe-2S) protein, which produces MDPIPFDSLADGQPVEVEAALEGGAESLLLVRQGPQVRAWRNVCPHAGRRLDWAPGKFLLTKQGHLVCAAHGATFELQGGQCLSGPCRGEALSQVPVQVRDGQVVLA; this is translated from the coding sequence ATGGATCCGATTCCTTTCGACAGTCTCGCTGACGGCCAGCCCGTCGAGGTGGAAGCCGCGCTCGAAGGCGGCGCCGAATCGCTGCTGTTGGTCCGCCAGGGGCCGCAGGTGCGGGCCTGGCGCAACGTCTGCCCGCACGCGGGCCGGCGCCTGGACTGGGCGCCGGGCAAGTTCCTGCTGACCAAGCAGGGCCATCTGGTGTGCGCGGCGCACGGGGCCACGTTCGAATTACAAGGTGGTCAATGTCTGTCCGGGCCGTGCCGCGGCGAGGCGTTGAGCCAGGTGCCGGTGCAGGTGCGCGACGGGCAGGTGGTGCTGGCCTAG
- a CDS encoding SLC13 family permease, whose translation MDTGLTLTNDMRLVLGLVGFVMVMFLFERIRADVVALVVLVVLGLTGLVAPEEIFGGFSGNAVMSIIATTILGAGLERTGALNRLASWLLRRGHGVEQRLLLLTTAIAGLNSSFMQNPSVMALYLPVAARLSSRTTLNLQRLLLPIASAIVMGGALTMVGNSPLILLNDLMISANNNLPSGMATLEPLRMFAPLPIGVALVLASLAYFRFYGDAKLQRETTPSATAAPARTESYFASTYGIEGEVFELTVSADSALVGMTLGEAEALHGAPLMLALQTGTDTRLAPPADMRIWVGSVLGAMGKRAEVADFAQNQFLRMSSRLRHFGDLFNPSRAGISEAVIPPTSRFIGKTAAELALRKQAGISLLAINRDKKVLREDVRKVPLRAGDMLVFHSIWQDLAAAAKGGDFVVVTDYPKGEQRPHKFKIAMAIFALTIIIALTSHIPVALILMTGVAGMLLTGVLRMDEAYAAINWKTVFLMAGLIPLGWAMDSSGAAAWVAGHTIERLPDGLPVWVLEIAIALLTTAFSLVISHVGATIVMVPIAISLALAAGGNPTSFALITALSASNNLMTASNPVISMVTGPANYTARQMWRVGGPMSLIYTCVVVAMVNLMSWWATRA comes from the coding sequence ATGGACACCGGCCTGACGCTGACCAACGACATGCGCCTGGTGCTGGGGCTGGTCGGCTTCGTCATGGTGATGTTCCTGTTCGAGCGCATCCGTGCCGATGTGGTCGCGCTGGTGGTGCTGGTGGTGCTGGGCCTGACCGGCCTGGTCGCGCCGGAGGAGATCTTCGGCGGCTTCTCCGGCAACGCGGTGATGAGCATCATCGCCACCACCATCCTCGGCGCGGGCCTGGAGCGCACCGGCGCGCTGAACCGGCTGGCGTCCTGGCTGCTGCGGCGCGGACATGGGGTGGAACAGCGGCTGCTGCTGCTGACCACGGCCATTGCGGGGCTCAACTCCTCGTTCATGCAGAACCCCTCGGTGATGGCGCTGTACCTGCCGGTAGCAGCGCGCCTGTCCTCGCGCACCACGCTCAACCTGCAGCGCCTGCTGCTGCCGATCGCCTCGGCCATCGTGATGGGCGGCGCGCTGACCATGGTCGGCAATTCGCCGCTGATCCTGCTCAACGACCTGATGATCTCGGCCAACAACAACCTGCCCTCGGGCATGGCCACGCTGGAGCCGCTGCGCATGTTCGCGCCGCTGCCGATCGGCGTGGCCCTGGTGTTGGCCTCGCTGGCGTACTTCCGCTTCTACGGCGATGCCAAGCTGCAGCGCGAGACCACGCCCTCGGCCACCGCCGCGCCGGCCCGCACCGAGAGCTATTTCGCCAGCACCTACGGCATCGAGGGCGAGGTGTTCGAGCTGACCGTCAGCGCCGACAGCGCGCTGGTCGGCATGACCCTGGGGGAGGCCGAGGCCCTGCACGGCGCCCCGCTGATGCTGGCCCTTCAGACCGGCACCGACACGCGCCTGGCGCCGCCCGCGGACATGCGCATCTGGGTCGGCAGCGTGCTGGGCGCGATGGGCAAGCGCGCCGAGGTGGCCGACTTCGCGCAGAACCAGTTCCTGCGCATGTCCTCGCGCCTGCGCCACTTCGGCGACCTGTTCAATCCCAGCCGCGCCGGCATCTCCGAGGCGGTGATCCCGCCGACCTCGCGCTTCATCGGCAAGACCGCCGCCGAGCTGGCGCTGCGCAAGCAGGCTGGGATCAGCCTGCTGGCAATCAACCGCGACAAGAAGGTGCTGCGCGAGGACGTGCGCAAGGTGCCGCTGCGCGCCGGCGACATGCTGGTGTTCCACAGCATCTGGCAGGACCTGGCCGCCGCGGCCAAGGGCGGCGACTTCGTGGTGGTCACCGACTATCCCAAGGGCGAGCAGCGCCCGCACAAGTTCAAGATCGCCATGGCGATTTTCGCCCTGACCATCATCATCGCGCTGACCTCGCACATCCCGGTGGCGCTGATCCTGATGACCGGCGTGGCCGGCATGCTGCTGACCGGCGTGCTGCGCATGGACGAGGCCTATGCGGCGATCAACTGGAAGACCGTGTTCCTGATGGCCGGGCTGATCCCGCTGGGCTGGGCGATGGACTCCAGCGGCGCGGCGGCCTGGGTCGCCGGCCACACCATCGAGCGCCTGCCCGACGGCCTGCCGGTGTGGGTGCTGGAGATCGCCATCGCGCTGCTGACCACGGCCTTCTCGCTGGTGATCAGCCATGTCGGCGCGACCATCGTGATGGTGCCCATCGCCATCAGCCTGGCGCTGGCGGCCGGCGGCAACCCGACCTCGTTCGCGTTGATCACCGCGCTGTCGGCGTCCAACAACCTGATGACCGCCTCCAACCCGGTGATCTCCATGGTCACCGGCCCGGCCAACTACACCGCGCGGCAGATGTGGCGCGTGGGCGGGCCGATGTCGCTGATCTATACCTGCGTGGTGGTGGCGATGGTCAACCTGATGTCGTGGTGGGCGACCCGTGCCTGA
- the trmB gene encoding tRNA (guanosine(46)-N7)-methyltransferase TrmB produces the protein MTDPFSSPGAKAPAKPFTVTEGRREIRSFVLRQGRFTEAQQRAFDVQWPRFGLDYTGQLRDFDAVFGRAAPRVVEIGTGNGDALRFAARQDPSRDYLGIEVHAPGVGRLLNALEADGSDHVRVYHHDAVEVLRNEVADGSLDEVRIYFPDPWHKKRHNKRRLVQPEFAALLVRKLAPGGRLHCATDWEAYAEHMWDVLDATPGLRNRAGARGSVPRPDWRPQTHFETRGQKLGHGVWDLLYDRC, from the coding sequence ATGACCGATCCGTTCTCCAGCCCCGGCGCCAAGGCCCCGGCCAAGCCGTTCACCGTCACCGAAGGCCGTCGCGAGATCCGCAGCTTCGTGCTGCGCCAGGGGCGCTTCACCGAGGCCCAGCAGCGCGCGTTCGACGTGCAGTGGCCGCGCTTCGGCCTGGACTACACCGGCCAGCTGCGCGATTTCGACGCGGTGTTCGGCCGCGCCGCGCCGCGGGTGGTGGAGATCGGCACCGGCAACGGCGATGCGCTGCGCTTCGCGGCCCGGCAGGACCCGTCGCGCGACTATCTCGGCATCGAGGTGCATGCCCCAGGCGTGGGCCGGCTGCTCAATGCGCTGGAGGCCGACGGCAGCGACCACGTGCGCGTCTACCACCACGATGCGGTGGAAGTGCTGCGCAACGAGGTCGCCGACGGCAGCCTGGACGAGGTGCGCATCTACTTCCCCGACCCCTGGCACAAGAAGCGCCACAACAAGCGCCGGCTGGTCCAGCCCGAATTCGCCGCGCTGCTGGTGCGCAAGCTGGCGCCCGGCGGCCGCCTGCACTGCGCCACCGACTGGGAGGCCTACGCCGAGCATATGTGGGACGTGCTCGACGCCACCCCCGGCCTGCGCAACCGCGCCGGCGCGCGCGGCAGCGTGCCGCGCCCGGACTGGCGCCCGCAGACCCATTTCGAGACCCGCGGGCAGAAGCTCGGCCACGGCGTCTGGGACCTGCTCTATGACCGCTGCTGA
- a CDS encoding M28 family peptidase — translation MRRSILSCALLLCAALPLHAASPTTIPDAALKRADALRQQALADDTGWKVVESLTTEVGPRLAGSEADARAVAWAQAKFKQLGFDKVWTEPVTFPKWERRGEHAQVLGANAQPLLVTALGGSAGGTVEGEIVRFADLDALQAAPAGSLAGKIAFVDFQMHKKQDGGDYRYGGGIRGRGPSEAIKKGAVGFLMRSAGTTPHRVVNTGITRYEDGLTPIPAAAVSIPDADQLARLVARGPVKVRLALDCGWDGQATSYNVIGQITGRSKPGEIVLTGGHLDSWDLGTGAIDDAAGIGISMAAARLAGQLRPARTLRVVAFANEEQGLYGGRAYAQAHAKEIAQHVIAAESDFGAGHIYGFSSNADAHAKGAIETIAAALKPLDVAYLPGQGDPESDIGPMAQLGMRWAWLGHDGTDYFDLHHNADDTLDKIDPKVLAQNVAAYAVFLYLAAEAKGDFGSAPVPAGANKEAH, via the coding sequence ATGCGTCGTTCGATCCTGTCCTGCGCCCTGTTGCTGTGCGCCGCGCTCCCGCTGCACGCCGCCAGCCCGACCACGATCCCCGACGCCGCGCTCAAGCGCGCCGATGCCCTGCGCCAGCAGGCGCTGGCCGACGACACCGGCTGGAAAGTCGTCGAATCGCTGACCACCGAAGTCGGGCCGCGCCTGGCCGGCAGCGAGGCCGATGCGCGTGCGGTGGCGTGGGCGCAGGCCAAGTTCAAGCAGCTCGGCTTCGACAAGGTCTGGACCGAGCCGGTGACCTTCCCCAAGTGGGAGCGCCGCGGCGAACACGCGCAGGTGCTGGGCGCCAACGCGCAGCCGCTGCTGGTGACCGCGCTGGGCGGCAGCGCCGGCGGCACGGTCGAAGGCGAGATCGTGCGCTTCGCCGACCTGGACGCGCTGCAGGCCGCGCCGGCCGGATCACTGGCGGGCAAGATCGCCTTCGTCGACTTCCAGATGCACAAGAAGCAGGACGGCGGCGACTACCGCTATGGCGGTGGCATCCGCGGGCGTGGCCCGTCGGAGGCGATCAAGAAGGGCGCGGTCGGCTTCCTGATGCGCTCGGCCGGCACCACGCCGCATCGCGTGGTCAATACCGGCATCACCCGCTACGAGGACGGGTTGACGCCGATCCCGGCGGCGGCGGTGTCGATTCCCGACGCCGACCAGCTGGCGCGCCTGGTCGCGCGCGGCCCGGTCAAGGTGCGCCTGGCGCTGGACTGCGGCTGGGACGGCCAGGCCACCAGCTACAACGTGATCGGCCAGATCACCGGGCGCAGCAAGCCCGGCGAAATCGTGCTGACCGGCGGGCATCTGGATTCGTGGGATCTGGGCACGGGCGCCATCGACGATGCGGCCGGCATCGGCATCTCCATGGCGGCCGCCAGGCTCGCCGGCCAGCTGCGCCCGGCGCGCACGCTTCGCGTGGTCGCCTTCGCCAACGAGGAGCAGGGCCTGTACGGCGGCCGCGCCTACGCGCAGGCGCACGCCAAGGAGATCGCCCAGCACGTCATCGCCGCCGAGAGCGACTTCGGCGCCGGGCACATCTATGGCTTCAGCAGCAATGCCGATGCGCATGCCAAGGGCGCGATCGAGACGATCGCCGCCGCGCTCAAGCCGCTGGACGTGGCTTACCTGCCGGGCCAGGGCGATCCGGAATCGGACATCGGCCCCATGGCCCAGCTCGGCATGCGCTGGGCGTGGCTGGGCCATGACGGCACCGACTACTTCGACCTGCACCACAACGCGGACGACACGCTGGACAAGATCGATCCGAAGGTCCTGGCGCAGAACGTGGCCGCCTATGCGGTGTTCCTGTACCTGGCGGCGGAAGCGAAGGGCGATTTCGGCAGTGCGCCGGTGCCGGCGGGAGCGAACAAGGAAGCGCACTGA
- a CDS encoding TrmH family RNA methyltransferase, with protein MTGPWQKLPPRRPPVARTARDAERAPHEAPQPHARPARRGEEVRLYGLNAVRALFGARPEALRKLYLTQARVPALKPILAWCVANRVGYRVVEEGDLDKLAASSHHEGVVADVLRRAPLSLTDWLAALPAGPALALWLDGVGNPHNFGAILRSAAHFGVAGVLLPQDSPLALSGAAARVAEGGAEAVTLVQAGAAADAFAPLRAAGFGLAATLVHGGDDLFAARLPQRLVYVMGAEGEGMDRGLAKACDLALSIPGTGRVESLNVAAATAVLLAQWASGHARGG; from the coding sequence ATGACCGGTCCCTGGCAGAAGCTGCCCCCGCGCCGCCCGCCGGTCGCCCGCACGGCGCGCGATGCCGAGCGGGCGCCACACGAGGCGCCGCAGCCGCATGCGCGCCCCGCGCGGCGCGGCGAGGAGGTGCGCCTGTACGGCCTCAACGCGGTGCGCGCGCTGTTTGGCGCGCGGCCCGAGGCCCTGCGCAAGCTCTATCTGACCCAGGCGCGCGTGCCGGCGCTCAAGCCGATCCTGGCCTGGTGCGTGGCCAACCGCGTGGGCTACCGCGTGGTCGAGGAGGGCGACCTGGACAAGCTCGCCGCCAGCAGCCACCACGAGGGCGTCGTGGCCGATGTGCTGCGGCGCGCGCCGCTGTCGTTGACGGACTGGCTCGCGGCACTGCCCGCCGGCCCGGCGCTGGCGCTGTGGCTGGACGGGGTGGGCAACCCACACAACTTCGGCGCGATCCTGCGCTCGGCCGCGCACTTCGGCGTGGCCGGCGTGCTGCTGCCGCAGGATTCGCCGCTGGCCCTGTCCGGCGCCGCCGCGCGCGTGGCCGAAGGCGGCGCCGAAGCGGTGACGCTGGTGCAGGCCGGTGCGGCGGCGGATGCGTTCGCGCCGCTGCGCGCCGCAGGCTTCGGCCTGGCCGCCACGCTGGTGCATGGCGGTGACGACCTGTTCGCCGCGCGGCTGCCGCAGCGGCTGGTCTACGTGATGGGCGCCGAAGGCGAAGGCATGGACCGCGGCCTGGCCAAGGCCTGCGATCTGGCCCTGTCCATCCCCGGCACCGGCCGCGTGGAGAGCCTCAACGTCGCCGCCGCCACCGCGGTGCTGCTGGCGCAGTGGGCAAGCGGGCACGCGCGAGGCGGTTGA
- a CDS encoding ACT domain-containing protein — MALTLRLLGLTSAVCRLPAGAALPDWCAPAAQTHISWTDEELSIVCEEGRVPEDVQCERGWRTLMLHGPFAFELTGILAQVLQPLAQAGVGIFAVSTFDTDYVLVKQSQLEAAIAALRAAGHTVLD; from the coding sequence ATGGCGCTGACGCTGCGCCTGCTGGGGTTGACCTCCGCGGTGTGCCGCCTGCCGGCCGGCGCCGCCCTGCCGGACTGGTGCGCGCCGGCCGCGCAGACGCACATCAGCTGGACCGACGAGGAACTGTCCATCGTCTGCGAAGAGGGCCGCGTCCCGGAGGATGTGCAGTGCGAGCGCGGCTGGCGCACGCTGATGCTGCACGGGCCGTTCGCCTTCGAACTCACCGGCATCCTGGCCCAGGTGCTGCAGCCGTTGGCGCAGGCCGGCGTCGGCATCTTCGCCGTCTCGACCTTCGACACCGACTACGTGCTGGTCAAGCAGTCGCAGCTGGAGGCGGCCATCGCGGCCCTGCGCGCGGCCGGGCACACCGTGCTGGACTAG
- a CDS encoding autotransporter domain-containing protein yields the protein MVVALAAFAVPAQAEQPAYSQTVFFGDSLTDSGHFRPALIQVAGPSAAIVGRFTTNPGLVWGEYVADFYGTNAASDNQGGTNYAVGGARVNATVNTALGPAPSIVSQVNSYLTATGGVADAKALYTVWGGANDLFAAAQAPAQAQAIIGSAVTAQVGVIGRLQAAGAQYVLVPTIPDLGKTPQFLAGGAATSAAGTQLATGYNTALFNGLAASGLRVIPLDTFTLIDEVTSNPTAYGFTNATGTACGAMSSVTCSPLNYVTPTANTDYVFADGVHPSTAAHQLLGQYALSVLEGPRQIAVLPHSASVMGYSRAERVSMHADTTGQAQGWSWWGDLRADRQRQQDGDLYDGTTPAGLFGVDWAQDGWTLGAFAGYGKGKQDFGHSSGKFDQEDTTAGVFAQWAGRGAWVNAQLSYTWLSFDVTRQIQLGTATRKQEGSPDGSNFTAAINAGFDFNQEGRWHTGPVLGLVSQTIKVDGYDENNLSSTALSFPNQKFDSLIGSAGWRASFDISPTWTPYAQATYNREFEDSPAQAWASLQSIPGAMRYAVPGVDFDQDYGVVVVGARGHVAGLNADFGARSTIGQSGANDSGVFVSLGGSF from the coding sequence GTGGTCGTCGCGCTGGCCGCGTTCGCTGTCCCGGCGCAGGCCGAGCAGCCGGCCTATTCGCAGACCGTGTTCTTCGGCGACAGCCTGACCGACTCGGGTCACTTCCGCCCGGCCCTGATCCAGGTCGCCGGCCCCTCGGCGGCGATCGTCGGCCGTTTCACCACCAACCCGGGCCTGGTCTGGGGCGAGTACGTGGCCGACTTCTACGGCACCAACGCGGCCAGCGATAACCAGGGCGGCACCAATTACGCCGTGGGTGGCGCGCGGGTCAACGCCACGGTCAACACCGCGCTGGGTCCGGCGCCGTCGATCGTCTCGCAGGTGAACAGTTATCTGACCGCCACCGGTGGCGTGGCCGATGCCAAGGCGCTGTACACCGTCTGGGGCGGCGCCAACGACCTGTTCGCCGCGGCCCAGGCCCCGGCGCAGGCCCAGGCCATCATCGGCTCGGCGGTGACCGCGCAGGTGGGCGTGATCGGCCGGCTGCAGGCGGCCGGCGCGCAGTACGTGCTGGTGCCGACGATTCCGGACCTGGGCAAGACCCCGCAGTTCCTCGCGGGCGGCGCGGCCACTTCGGCCGCCGGTACGCAGCTGGCCACGGGCTACAACACCGCGCTGTTCAACGGCCTGGCCGCCTCTGGCCTGCGCGTGATTCCGCTGGACACCTTCACCCTGATCGACGAGGTCACCAGCAACCCGACCGCGTACGGCTTCACCAATGCCACCGGCACGGCCTGCGGCGCGATGTCCTCGGTGACCTGCAGCCCGCTCAACTACGTTACCCCGACCGCCAACACCGATTACGTGTTCGCCGACGGCGTGCATCCGAGCACCGCCGCGCACCAGCTGCTCGGCCAGTACGCGCTGTCGGTGCTGGAAGGCCCGCGCCAGATCGCCGTGCTGCCGCATTCGGCCTCGGTGATGGGCTATTCGCGCGCCGAGCGCGTGTCCATGCACGCCGATACCACCGGCCAGGCCCAGGGCTGGAGCTGGTGGGGCGACCTGCGGGCCGACCGCCAGCGCCAGCAGGACGGCGACCTGTATGACGGCACCACGCCGGCCGGGCTGTTCGGCGTCGATTGGGCACAGGACGGCTGGACCCTGGGCGCCTTCGCCGGCTACGGCAAGGGCAAGCAGGACTTCGGCCATTCCAGCGGCAAGTTCGACCAGGAAGACACCACCGCCGGTGTCTTCGCGCAGTGGGCCGGGCGCGGCGCCTGGGTCAACGCGCAGTTGAGCTACACCTGGCTGAGCTTCGATGTGACCCGCCAGATCCAGCTGGGCACGGCCACGCGCAAGCAGGAAGGCTCGCCGGACGGCAGCAACTTCACCGCGGCGATCAACGCCGGCTTCGACTTCAACCAGGAAGGCCGCTGGCACACCGGCCCGGTGCTGGGCCTGGTCTCGCAGACGATCAAGGTCGACGGCTACGACGAGAACAACCTGTCCTCGACCGCGCTGTCCTTCCCCAACCAGAAGTTCGACTCGCTGATCGGCAGCGCCGGCTGGCGCGCCAGCTTCGACATCTCGCCGACCTGGACCCCGTACGCGCAGGCGACCTACAACCGCGAGTTCGAGGACAGCCCCGCGCAGGCCTGGGCCTCGCTGCAGTCCATTCCCGGCGCGATGCGCTACGCGGTGCCGGGCGTGGACTTCGACCAGGACTACGGTGTGGTCGTGGTCGGCGCCCGCGGCCACGTCGCCGGCCTCAACGCCGACTTCGGCGCGCGCAGCACCATCGGCCAGAGCGGCGCCAACGACTCGGGCGTGTTCGTCAGCCTGGGCGGCAGCTTCTGA